The Candidatus Zixiibacteriota bacterium genome includes a window with the following:
- a CDS encoding amidohydrolase family protein, translating to MRSTITSRTVLGWALALALTTTVSYANNLVPGAKQDHPILLKGGDIYTVSGSVLMQTDLLFENGKITRIEKDIVPAENTEVIDVAGKRVYPGLIAPNTTVGLIEIGAVRATNDQSEVGNITPEVCSHIAYNPDSELLPTIRSNGVTTVQVAPANSLINGRSCIMNLDGWTKEDAAVKLLDGLYMSWPSVAVSTGWWVTQTPEEQKKNMAEARVKLRQTFENARAYALARKAMQNIGRDQRWEAMMPFISGELPVYILADDYRQISEAIAFAEEQKIRMVLVSGAEAWKAIDLLKKHSIPVILGTTTSLPMRTDDDYDQRFKLPKMLKEAGIQFCLGHSGSWDVRNLAFQGGQAAAFGLSKEDALRALTLSTAEILGIDKTQGSLDVGKNATLFVSDGDVMDMLGQKVTNMYIEGRLVDLSNRHKELYEKYQAKHYSPVTK from the coding sequence ATGCGCTCAACAATAACAAGTAGAACAGTTCTTGGCTGGGCGCTCGCTCTCGCTTTGACAACCACTGTTTCGTATGCCAACAATCTCGTTCCCGGAGCCAAACAGGATCACCCGATTCTGCTCAAAGGCGGAGATATTTACACTGTCTCCGGCAGTGTTCTCATGCAGACTGACCTCCTCTTTGAGAATGGTAAAATCACTCGCATCGAAAAGGACATTGTACCGGCTGAGAACACCGAAGTCATCGATGTCGCTGGCAAACGCGTCTATCCCGGACTTATCGCCCCCAATACAACAGTCGGCCTTATCGAAATCGGCGCCGTTCGCGCGACCAATGACCAGTCCGAGGTCGGCAACATTACTCCCGAAGTCTGCTCGCATATTGCCTACAATCCCGATTCTGAATTACTGCCGACTATTCGGTCAAATGGCGTTACCACAGTGCAGGTTGCGCCCGCCAATTCTCTCATAAACGGTCGTTCTTGTATTATGAACCTCGATGGCTGGACCAAAGAGGACGCGGCAGTGAAACTGCTCGACGGCCTCTATATGTCATGGCCGTCGGTTGCTGTCTCAACCGGCTGGTGGGTTACCCAGACGCCGGAAGAGCAGAAGAAAAATATGGCCGAAGCCCGTGTGAAGCTTCGCCAGACATTCGAAAATGCGCGAGCCTATGCTCTGGCCCGAAAAGCGATGCAGAACATCGGCCGCGACCAGCGCTGGGAAGCTATGATGCCATTCATAAGCGGCGAACTTCCGGTCTATATTCTGGCTGATGATTATCGCCAGATCAGCGAAGCCATTGCATTTGCTGAAGAACAAAAAATCCGTATGGTCTTAGTAAGCGGAGCCGAGGCATGGAAGGCGATCGACCTGTTAAAAAAGCATAGCATACCTGTGATTCTCGGCACAACAACATCGCTCCCAATGCGAACCGACGATGATTACGACCAGCGGTTCAAACTTCCCAAAATGCTGAAAGAGGCCGGTATTCAATTCTGTTTAGGCCATTCCGGAAGCTGGGATGTTCGTAATCTGGCATTCCAGGGCGGCCAAGCTGCGGCCTTTGGCCTGAGCAAAGAAGACGCGCTCCGCGCTCTGACTCTCTCCACCGCCGAAATCCTTGGCATCGATAAAACGCAAGGCTCGCTTGATGTCGGCAAGAACGCCACACTCTTTGTTTCCGATGGGGATGTTATGGATATGCTTGGTCAAAAAGTTACCAACATGTATATCGAAGGCCGTCTCGTGGATTTGAGTAATCGCCATAAAGAACTGTATGAGAAATATCAGGCCAAACATTATTCGCCAGTGACAAAATAG
- a CDS encoding DUF420 domain-containing protein, with the protein MSVEQLPTVNAMLNFIATIFLVLGFIRIRRGDIATHKKFMVSALISSVLFLTCYLYYHYHVGSVPYPHYDWTRPLYFLILIPHIILAAIMTPFIIAIVWFALRGSFVKHKRLARWVWPVWMYVSVTGVIVYLMLYRL; encoded by the coding sequence ATGTCAGTTGAACAATTGCCGACGGTCAATGCGATGTTGAACTTTATTGCAACGATATTCCTCGTATTGGGATTTATCAGAATCAGGCGCGGCGATATTGCGACGCATAAAAAGTTCATGGTCTCGGCGCTTATCTCATCGGTTTTATTTCTGACATGCTATCTCTATTATCATTACCATGTTGGTTCAGTTCCGTATCCACACTACGACTGGACGCGCCCGCTGTATTTCTTGATCCTTATTCCGCATATTATCCTCGCGGCTATCATGACTCCGTTCATTATCGCGATTGTCTGGTTTGCCTTGAGGGGCAGTTTTGTCAAACATAAACGGCTCGCGCGATGGGTCTGGCCGGTCTGGATGTATGTATCTGTGACCGGTGTGATTGTTTATCTGATGTTGTATCGGTTGTGA
- a CDS encoding COX15/CtaA family protein — protein MSSFRKLALTATASTYFLVFVGGLVRVSGAGMGCPDWPKCFGRWIPPLSLSQIPPDIDPTSFNMTLAWIEYVNRLVGMSVGIIIAALAIMALVKYRSYPKLLYPSIGAALLVAYQGWQGSQVVASDLQPIVVTLHLLIALLIVSLLMFVSQHAYCIDKGLQLSNDPQSKRMRMWIGLLWLGAIAQIVLGTQVRAEVEIAAAEFPLLSSLAWLSKVGATYGLHLVTGIILIVGTIAVSFGLLFQGEKQSTPLGIAAFSLSGIAFLQMFLGLGLITFGLSPITQLFHLWLASLLIGLILVAFTLVSYREESTNAPGRISMRIFVAIASLILLLAVGSYAIVAQAERSRAALPIITTAPQFHFDSARVGEIDNSVFDGKVTVVDFVFTHCKGACPAMAIEMASLYNRYAHSDKVQFLSFTVDPENDTPDVLQAYAEGLGVNDMRWLFLRHESPDTIKQLCESGYLVSGDLPGMHSTKFILVDPDGRIRGYYEHSDRAKMDILRTHIEALAKEIDD, from the coding sequence ATGTCCTCGTTCCGTAAACTTGCCCTGACCGCCACCGCATCGACCTACTTTCTTGTCTTTGTCGGTGGATTGGTGCGTGTCTCTGGCGCAGGAATGGGCTGTCCCGACTGGCCAAAATGTTTTGGCCGATGGATTCCGCCCCTTTCTCTTTCACAGATTCCGCCCGATATTGATCCGACCAGTTTTAATATGACGTTGGCATGGATTGAATATGTCAACCGGCTCGTTGGCATGTCGGTCGGCATAATCATCGCCGCATTGGCCATTATGGCGCTGGTTAAATACCGATCGTATCCAAAACTGCTCTATCCGAGTATCGGGGCCGCGCTCCTGGTTGCATACCAAGGCTGGCAGGGAAGCCAGGTGGTCGCATCGGATTTACAGCCGATTGTAGTCACCCTCCATCTGTTGATTGCCTTGCTTATTGTCAGCCTGCTCATGTTCGTCTCGCAACACGCTTATTGTATAGACAAGGGCCTTCAGCTTTCAAACGATCCACAATCAAAACGAATGCGCATGTGGATAGGCTTGCTTTGGTTAGGCGCTATAGCGCAGATAGTCCTCGGTACACAGGTTCGGGCAGAAGTCGAGATCGCCGCGGCTGAATTTCCACTTCTGTCATCGCTGGCTTGGCTGTCCAAGGTTGGGGCAACCTACGGTCTTCATCTCGTCACCGGCATAATCCTGATCGTTGGGACTATTGCCGTCTCGTTTGGTTTGTTATTTCAGGGAGAAAAGCAATCGACACCGCTTGGTATCGCGGCCTTTTCATTGTCAGGGATAGCGTTCTTGCAGATGTTTCTCGGCCTCGGACTAATAACATTCGGCCTGTCTCCCATAACGCAACTCTTTCATCTCTGGCTGGCCTCGCTTTTGATTGGCCTCATCCTTGTCGCGTTCACCTTGGTCTCGTACCGCGAGGAATCGACGAATGCGCCTGGAAGGATAAGTATGCGGATTTTTGTCGCGATAGCGTCGCTGATTCTGTTGCTGGCTGTGGGGTCGTATGCCATAGTCGCACAGGCTGAACGCTCGAGAGCCGCACTGCCTATTATCACAACTGCTCCGCAGTTTCATTTTGATAGCGCGCGTGTGGGGGAAATTGACAACTCTGTTTTCGACGGAAAAGTCACAGTTGTCGATTTTGTCTTTACTCACTGCAAAGGCGCCTGCCCGGCTATGGCGATAGAGATGGCTTCGTTATATAATCGTTACGCGCACTCGGACAAAGTTCAGTTCCTATCATTTACTGTCGATCCCGAAAACGACACACCGGACGTCTTGCAGGCGTATGCTGAGGGACTTGGCGTAAATGATATGCGCTGGCTGTTTCTGAGGCATGAGTCGCCGGATACAATAAAACAATTATGCGAGTCCGGTTATCTGGTAAGCGGCGATTTGCCGGGGATGCACAGTACGAAATTTATTCTTGTTGATCCAGATGGCCGAATACGCGGATACTACGAACATAGCGATCGCGCCAAAATGGACATACTTCGCACTCATATAGAAGCGCTGGCCAAAGAAATTGATGATTGA
- a CDS encoding cytochrome C oxidase subunit IV family protein, with product MSDTSSKGHHHILPMKIYLGVGGALLFLTLVTVWVAQFNFGTLNLIVAMVIAAIKASLVVLFFMHLLYDNKIYLTVFLLALATLATFIAFTMADTMRRGELDKVSARPINPKADMYNIQQAPPAAHGSGGNSASTKKEVGIGGNPTDSMASAVTNQGKQPVPTDSSDSGGHR from the coding sequence ATGAGCGATACATCGTCAAAAGGCCACCATCACATCCTTCCGATGAAAATCTATCTCGGCGTGGGAGGGGCATTGTTGTTTCTCACCTTAGTCACGGTGTGGGTAGCGCAATTTAATTTCGGAACGCTCAATCTCATTGTGGCAATGGTGATAGCCGCAATAAAGGCCTCGCTGGTTGTTCTCTTTTTCATGCATTTGCTCTATGACAACAAAATATATCTGACTGTCTTTCTTCTGGCGCTTGCGACATTGGCGACTTTTATCGCGTTCACAATGGCCGATACCATGCGGCGCGGCGAACTCGACAAAGTCTCGGCGAGGCCAATAAACCCTAAAGCCGATATGTATAATATTCAGCAGGCCCCGCCTGCCGCTCATGGCTCGGGCGGAAATTCTGCCAGTACAAAAAAAGAAGTCGGAATTGGGGGCAATCCAACCGACAGCATGGCATCGGCGGTAACCAACCAAGGAAAACAGCCGGTTCCGACAGACTCAAGCGACTCAGGCGGTCACCGCTGA
- a CDS encoding cytochrome c oxidase subunit 3 family protein, whose amino-acid sequence MAIETAEDHHKTKHASHVQHHFANSEQQADSAKLGMWVFLLTEVLMFGGLFCAYAIFRAWKPEMFSEAHKQLDVVLGATNTVVLIVSSVTMALAIRYMQLGKKRITLINLWLTLGLAGTFLVIKYFEYAHKFHLGQLPGKFYTFQGIEGTNPHIFFSIYFAMTGLHGIHVIAGMVMISWLIYKTSRNTFSSQYYTPIEMTGLFWHLVDLVWIFLFPLLYLIA is encoded by the coding sequence ATGGCAATAGAGACAGCTGAAGATCACCACAAAACAAAGCACGCCAGCCACGTTCAGCACCATTTTGCCAATTCCGAACAGCAGGCGGATTCGGCCAAACTCGGCATGTGGGTCTTTTTGCTTACTGAAGTTCTTATGTTCGGCGGGCTGTTTTGCGCGTACGCAATCTTTCGGGCATGGAAACCTGAGATGTTCTCGGAAGCTCACAAACAGTTGGATGTTGTTCTGGGAGCAACCAACACCGTGGTGCTGATTGTCTCATCGGTTACAATGGCCCTTGCCATTCGCTATATGCAGCTGGGCAAGAAGCGGATCACGCTCATTAATCTCTGGCTGACATTGGGCTTGGCCGGGACATTTTTGGTTATCAAGTACTTTGAATACGCCCACAAATTTCATCTCGGTCAATTGCCGGGGAAATTTTACACCTTCCAGGGAATCGAAGGTACCAATCCCCATATCTTTTTCTCGATTTATTTTGCGATGACGGGACTGCATGGAATTCACGTCATTGCCGGAATGGTCATGATTAGCTGGCTGATATACAAGACCTCGCGCAATACATTTTCGAGCCAGTATTATACGCCGATTGAAATGACCGGACTGTTTTGGCATTTGGTCGACTTGGTCTGGATTTTCCTTTTCCCGTTATTGTATTTGATAGCCTAA
- the ctaD gene encoding cytochrome c oxidase subunit I — translation MSLVQPNYLSEPQGLKSWLLTLDHKRIGVMYFTAVMFFFFVAGALAIILRTELLNPGRDLMDAQTYNQLFTLHGGIMIFLFIIPSIPAAIGNFVLPMMLGAKDVAFPRLNLGSWYIYVFGALFCLYSIVAGAVDTGWTFYTPYSTTTDTAVLSMTLGVFILGFSSILTGLNFIVTIHKLRAPGMTWFKMPLMVWGLYATALIQVMATPVLAITLLLLILERSFGIGIFDPALGGDPVLYQHFFWFYSHPAVYIMILPGMAIISELIATFSHKRIFGYRAIGYSSLGIAFTSFLVWAHHMFTSGQSEFAAMIFSFLTFFVGIPSGIKVFNWVVTMYKGSIDLKTPMLYALSFLFLFTIGGLTGIFLGALSVDVHLHDTYFIVAHFHYVMMGGTVMALLGGIHYWWPKMFGKMYNEVWGRIACIIIFIGFNMTFFTQFILGSQGMPRRYYTYVDQYQPLHAFSSVGSYVLGLGFLIMVIYLIYSLFKGAPAPSNPWGSLTMEWETTSPPHPHNFEHEPVVKHGPYDYDTVLIDREAEQTNFRVRR, via the coding sequence ATGAGTCTTGTGCAACCAAATTATTTGAGTGAACCGCAAGGGCTGAAATCATGGCTGTTGACTCTTGATCACAAGCGTATCGGCGTAATGTATTTCACTGCCGTCATGTTCTTCTTTTTTGTCGCAGGCGCGCTCGCGATTATTCTCAGAACCGAACTGCTCAATCCGGGACGCGATCTCATGGATGCCCAGACATATAATCAGCTCTTCACGCTCCATGGCGGAATAATGATTTTTCTCTTCATTATTCCCTCAATTCCGGCGGCCATCGGCAATTTTGTTCTGCCGATGATGTTAGGGGCAAAAGATGTTGCCTTTCCCAGGCTTAATCTGGGAAGCTGGTACATTTATGTCTTTGGCGCGCTTTTCTGCCTCTATTCGATAGTGGCCGGAGCCGTTGACACAGGTTGGACATTTTACACGCCGTACAGCACGACGACAGATACTGCGGTGCTATCCATGACACTCGGCGTCTTTATTCTCGGTTTCTCTTCGATTTTGACCGGATTGAACTTTATTGTCACAATACACAAGCTCAGGGCTCCGGGGATGACATGGTTCAAAATGCCGCTTATGGTCTGGGGGCTGTATGCCACCGCTCTCATACAGGTTATGGCTACACCTGTCCTTGCCATTACGCTTCTGCTTCTGATACTCGAGCGTTCTTTCGGCATCGGTATCTTTGACCCGGCTCTTGGCGGCGACCCGGTTCTGTACCAGCACTTCTTCTGGTTTTATTCACATCCGGCGGTCTACATTATGATTTTGCCCGGGATGGCTATCATCAGCGAGCTCATCGCGACCTTTTCGCATAAACGGATTTTCGGCTACAGGGCTATCGGTTATTCCTCGCTCGGGATTGCCTTTACAAGTTTTCTTGTTTGGGCGCATCACATGTTTACCAGCGGCCAGTCTGAATTCGCCGCGATGATATTTTCGTTTCTTACTTTCTTCGTCGGTATCCCGTCTGGCATAAAAGTTTTCAACTGGGTGGTAACCATGTACAAGGGATCCATTGATTTAAAAACACCTATGCTCTATGCCTTGTCATTTTTGTTCCTCTTTACTATCGGCGGACTCACCGGGATTTTCCTCGGAGCTCTGTCTGTCGATGTCCACCTGCATGACACCTATTTTATTGTCGCGCACTTTCATTATGTTATGATGGGCGGAACAGTGATGGCGCTTTTAGGCGGCATACACTACTGGTGGCCCAAGATGTTCGGCAAGATGTACAATGAAGTCTGGGGAAGAATCGCCTGTATAATTATTTTTATCGGCTTCAACATGACCTTTTTCACGCAGTTTATACTCGGCTCACAGGGAATGCCGCGCCGTTATTATACGTATGTCGATCAGTACCAGCCGCTCCATGCTTTTTCATCTGTCGGCTCATACGTGCTTGGACTCGGATTTCTCATCATGGTCATCTATCTTATTTATTCTCTATTTAAAGGCGCGCCCGCTCCGAGCAATCCATGGGGTTCCTTGACAATGGAATGGGAAACGACTTCACCGCCTCATCCTCATAACTTTGAGCATGAGCCGGTTGTCAAACACGGCCCGTATGACTATGATACGGTGCTGATCGACCGCGAGGCCGAGCAGACAAATTTTCGGGTAAGAAGGTAA
- the coxB gene encoding cytochrome c oxidase subunit II yields the protein MDSTATFWLPPQHSTISTEIDPLFDFLLYASIVMFFIVVGLMTYFTIKYRRQGKDQLTSGVDHNLGLEIAWTAIPTVLVLIVFFWGFSGFVKLHITPANAIEIKTTGAKWFWTFAYAEGASSVNQLVVPVNRPVRLLLSSSDVLHSFYVPNFRIKMDVLPNRYTTAWFEATAIGEFDLFCTEYCGKGHSEMIGKVRVMNDSAYAAWLEKANNEGMDLPPAVYGKQLYTSKACVTCHSLDGSVIQGPSFVGYYGTEIQLANGTTVLMDENYIRESILNPQAKVHAGFQPVMPTFQGVLRDRQIDALIAFIKSLNESGS from the coding sequence ATGGATAGTACTGCCACATTCTGGCTTCCTCCTCAGCATTCGACCATTTCGACTGAGATCGATCCGCTTTTCGATTTTCTTCTCTATGCCAGTATCGTGATGTTTTTTATCGTGGTTGGCTTAATGACGTATTTCACGATAAAGTACCGACGGCAGGGGAAAGACCAACTTACATCGGGTGTCGACCACAATCTGGGGTTAGAAATAGCCTGGACTGCAATTCCGACAGTTCTTGTTCTCATCGTTTTCTTCTGGGGTTTCAGCGGTTTTGTGAAGCTTCATATCACACCTGCGAACGCAATCGAGATAAAAACCACAGGCGCGAAATGGTTCTGGACATTCGCCTACGCTGAAGGCGCCTCGAGCGTCAACCAACTTGTCGTTCCGGTAAACCGTCCGGTTCGTCTGCTCCTGTCATCAAGCGATGTTCTTCACAGCTTCTATGTTCCCAATTTTCGTATAAAGATGGATGTCCTGCCGAATCGTTATACCACGGCCTGGTTTGAAGCGACAGCAATCGGGGAGTTCGACCTTTTCTGCACCGAGTATTGCGGGAAGGGACATTCGGAGATGATTGGCAAAGTGCGGGTAATGAATGACTCGGCCTACGCGGCCTGGCTTGAGAAGGCAAACAACGAAGGAATGGATCTTCCTCCGGCAGTATATGGAAAGCAATTGTACACAAGCAAAGCCTGCGTTACTTGTCATAGTCTGGATGGAAGTGTAATTCAAGGTCCGAGCTTTGTCGGTTATTACGGCACCGAGATACAATTGGCAAACGGAACGACAGTACTTATGGATGAAAATTATATACGCGAATCGATCCTTAATCCACAGGCAAAAGTCCATGCCGGATTCCAGCCGGTGATGCCGACCTTTCAGGGTGTACTCCGTGACCGTCAGATCGATGCGCTTATTGCATTCATTAAATCTCTAAATGAGTCGGGGTCATAA
- a CDS encoding SCO family protein — translation MKSHGQYIRIVCTLLLTVALSGLLSGASVFAQVITDQNPQLQKIDIIEHLGDTIPLDLTFTDDLGQVVRLGDYFHKGKPIILTLGYYRCPMLCNLVMNGLNKGVKQLEWTPGDQFQMVTISINPEETPELALAKKQTYIVEFGKPGLEQGWSFLVGKESQSQTIADAIGFKYFFDESRDEYAHAAAAFVLTEDGRISRYLYGIDFKERDLKLALIEASEGKIGSTFDRLILYCFHYDPDAQSYVLFAGNLMKIAGLLTVMIVGTFLAIFWIRERRKIQQQANTGIPIPEGSTITSKDRTIYG, via the coding sequence ATGAAATCACACGGTCAATATATTCGAATTGTTTGCACTCTGTTGCTCACAGTAGCGCTGTCTGGGTTATTAAGCGGCGCGTCTGTTTTTGCTCAAGTTATAACGGATCAGAATCCGCAACTGCAAAAGATCGATATTATCGAACATCTCGGTGACACAATACCTCTTGATTTGACATTTACTGACGACCTCGGACAAGTTGTCCGACTCGGAGATTATTTCCACAAAGGGAAGCCGATCATACTGACATTGGGTTATTACCGCTGTCCGATGTTGTGTAATCTTGTGATGAATGGTCTGAACAAAGGCGTCAAACAACTCGAATGGACTCCCGGCGACCAATTTCAGATGGTGACAATCAGCATCAATCCGGAGGAGACGCCGGAACTCGCACTGGCTAAAAAACAAACGTATATTGTTGAGTTCGGCAAACCGGGCTTGGAGCAAGGCTGGTCGTTTCTTGTCGGTAAGGAGTCACAATCGCAAACAATCGCTGATGCCATCGGTTTCAAGTATTTTTTTGATGAATCGCGAGACGAATACGCTCATGCCGCCGCCGCATTTGTCCTGACCGAAGACGGCCGGATTTCCCGATATCTGTACGGGATAGATTTTAAAGAGCGGGATCTGAAACTTGCGCTCATCGAAGCCTCCGAAGGAAAGATCGGGAGTACTTTCGACCGGCTGATATTGTACTGTTTCCACTATGATCCCGATGCTCAGTCGTATGTTCTCTTCGCCGGAAACCTGATGAAAATTGCCGGCTTGTTGACTGTGATGATTGTCGGGACATTCCTTGCCATATTTTGGATCCGTGAACGTCGAAAGATTCAACAGCAGGCAAATACGGGTATCCCGATTCCCGAGGGATCGACGATAACTTCCAAGGACCGCACTATTTATGGATAG
- a CDS encoding cytochrome c, whose amino-acid sequence MRHRVGLRLAIFAAGLVAAGCVRDLPSNLPPIHINPNMDDQPKYEAQEKSAFFADGSTMRPPVFGTVARGQLNDNIGYMTGIDAKGDTLRNSPVPLTAELLARGEERYKIYCTPCHGLTGGADNIKGLVIQRGMLPPPSYHEQRLLDAGDGYIFWVMTNGKGNMRPYRFQVPVADRWAIVAYLRTLQLSQNATAADVPADQRGSGN is encoded by the coding sequence ATGAGACATCGCGTTGGTTTGCGCTTGGCAATTTTCGCCGCGGGTCTTGTGGCTGCTGGATGTGTGCGTGATCTGCCGTCGAATTTGCCGCCTATCCACATCAATCCAAATATGGATGATCAGCCGAAATACGAAGCGCAGGAGAAAAGCGCATTCTTTGCCGATGGCTCAACGATGCGGCCGCCGGTCTTTGGCACTGTTGCCCGCGGGCAGCTCAATGATAATATTGGATATATGACCGGAATTGATGCCAAGGGTGACACGCTCAGGAACTCGCCGGTTCCGCTAACTGCAGAACTTCTCGCCCGAGGCGAAGAGCGCTATAAGATTTATTGCACACCGTGCCATGGCTTAACCGGCGGGGCGGACAACATTAAGGGTTTAGTAATTCAACGCGGAATGCTTCCGCCTCCATCGTATCATGAGCAGAGGCTACTGGACGCTGGCGATGGATATATTTTTTGGGTGATGACTAATGGCAAAGGGAACATGCGGCCGTATCGCTTTCAAGTCCCTGTAGCCGACAGGTGGGCGATTGTTGCCTACCTGAGAACATTGCAATTAAGTCAGAATGCGACAGCCGCCGATGTGCCTGCAGACCAACGCGGATCAGGTAATTGA
- a CDS encoding DUF3341 domain-containing protein, translating into MERVTKTAPHRVYGILAEFSSPGDLLHAAEKMRDAGFSRFDCHSPFPIHGMDHAMGLKRSIVGYVAGVSAFIGGGLILLLQWWASSIDYPIIIGGKPFFSYPAYVPVTFGVTILFAALGAVIAMLVANRLPQPFHGLFYSDRFAKFSNDGFFVSVESEDPKFDEHKTKSFLESIGGRHAEIVSGE; encoded by the coding sequence ATGGAACGTGTAACAAAAACAGCGCCGCACCGTGTGTATGGAATACTCGCGGAATTTTCAAGCCCCGGAGACTTGTTGCATGCCGCTGAGAAGATGCGGGATGCGGGCTTCAGTCGCTTTGACTGCCATTCGCCATTCCCGATACACGGTATGGATCATGCCATGGGACTGAAGCGCTCGATTGTCGGCTATGTCGCCGGAGTGAGCGCATTTATCGGCGGCGGGTTAATTCTTCTGCTTCAGTGGTGGGCCAGTTCGATCGATTACCCGATTATCATTGGCGGTAAGCCGTTTTTCTCCTATCCGGCGTATGTGCCAGTGACGTTCGGTGTGACAATTCTTTTTGCCGCGCTTGGCGCAGTCATCGCGATGCTTGTTGCCAACCGACTGCCGCAGCCGTTTCATGGTCTTTTCTATTCAGACAGATTTGCTAAATTCAGCAACGATGGATTTTTTGTTTCTGTTGAGTCAGAAGATCCAAAATTTGACGAGCATAAAACAAAATCTTTTCTTGAATCAATTGGCGGCAGACATGCCGAGATTGTGAGCGGCGAATGA
- the nrfD gene encoding NrfD/PsrC family molybdoenzyme membrane anchor subunit, which translates to MKSVSEHHSSENTGRALPLITGNQTFNSVTEAVSRIAERKTTMLWLLTFGVTGSLVLILLGSIGYLVYEGTGIWGINIPVGWGWAIVNFVFWVGIGHAGTLISAILFLFRQKWRTSINRFAEAMTLFAVICALIFPTIHVGRVWLLYWVFPLPNSMNLWPNFKSPLLWDFFAVSIYFTCSLIFWYVGLIPDLATLRDRAQTRIRKVVLGVLSLGWRGGNRQWKNYELAYLVLAGVSTPLVLSVHSIVSTDFAISIVPGWHTTIFPPYFVAGAIFSGFAMVLTLGIIVRKIFHLEDFITIKHLENMNMIMLLTGMMVGYAYGCEFFISWYSGNPYEAFTFVNRAFGPYAWAYWTMVTCNVLVPQVFWIKKWRTSIAVMFVASLLINVGMWFERFVIVMSLARDYLPSSWDYYSPTIWDVLTFIGSFGLFLTLFLLFVRFAPIIAMSEVKGVLPQADPHHREPQTQLERTH; encoded by the coding sequence ATGAAATCTGTCAGCGAACATCATTCGAGCGAAAACACGGGCAGGGCTTTGCCGCTTATCACTGGTAATCAGACGTTTAATTCTGTTACCGAAGCGGTGTCTCGTATCGCCGAGCGCAAAACGACCATGCTCTGGCTGTTGACCTTTGGTGTGACTGGTTCGCTGGTTTTGATTCTGCTCGGTTCAATTGGTTATCTTGTCTACGAAGGAACAGGAATCTGGGGAATCAATATTCCTGTAGGGTGGGGCTGGGCGATTGTCAACTTTGTGTTCTGGGTTGGTATCGGCCACGCGGGAACACTCATCTCGGCCATTCTTTTTCTCTTCCGTCAAAAGTGGCGAACTTCGATTAATAGATTTGCCGAAGCCATGACGCTCTTTGCCGTTATCTGCGCCTTGATATTTCCCACAATTCACGTGGGACGCGTATGGCTGCTCTACTGGGTTTTCCCGCTTCCGAACTCGATGAACCTTTGGCCGAATTTCAAAAGCCCTCTGCTGTGGGACTTTTTTGCGGTGAGCATTTACTTTACCTGTTCATTGATTTTTTGGTATGTCGGGCTGATTCCAGATTTGGCGACGTTACGTGACCGCGCCCAAACCCGCATCCGCAAAGTTGTTCTGGGAGTTCTCTCGCTCGGGTGGCGTGGAGGAAATCGTCAGTGGAAAAATTACGAGTTGGCCTATCTTGTCTTGGCCGGTGTCTCGACCCCGCTTGTGCTTTCGGTTCACTCAATCGTTTCGACCGACTTTGCGATAAGTATAGTTCCGGGGTGGCATACAACAATATTCCCGCCGTACTTTGTCGCAGGCGCAATTTTCTCGGGCTTTGCGATGGTCTTGACCCTTGGTATTATCGTTCGCAAGATTTTCCATCTCGAGGATTTTATTACCATCAAGCATTTGGAAAATATGAATATGATCATGCTTCTCACTGGCATGATGGTCGGATATGCCTACGGCTGTGAGTTCTTTATTTCATGGTACAGCGGCAATCCGTACGAAGCCTTTACTTTTGTTAACCGAGCTTTTGGGCCTTATGCCTGGGCGTACTGGACCATGGTAACCTGCAATGTTCTGGTTCCACAGGTGTTCTGGATTAAGAAATGGCGTACGTCGATTGCCGTTATGTTTGTCGCCTCGCTGCTTATTAATGTGGGAATGTGGTTTGAGCGCTTTGTTATTGTCATGTCCCTTGCCCGCGATTATCTGCCATCATCATGGGACTATTATTCGCCGACTATTTGGGATGTATTGACATTTATTGGATCATTTGGTCTTTTCCTGACATTATTTCTGCTTTTCGTGCGCTTTGCGCCAATCATTGCCATGTCCGAAGTTAAAGGCGTGCTGCCTCAGGCCGACCCGCATCATAGGGAGCCGCAGACTCAGCTGGAGCGGACGCACTGA